ACGTGATGGACGCCGAGGACGAGTTCTTCGACAAGTGCCTGGAAGGTTTTGCCATGTTCGCGCTGAACCAGGGCGAGGTGTGCACCTGCCCATCGCGCGTGCTGGTGCAGGAATCGATCTACGAGCGCTTCATCGAGCGCGCCATCGACCGGGTCTCGAAGATCAAGGCCGGCAATCCGCTCGATGCCGGCACCATGATCGGCGCCCAGGCCTCGCAGGAGCAGTTGGATAAAATCCTGTCCTACCTCGACATCGGCCGCCAGGAAGGGGCGCAGGTGCTGACCGGCGGCGAACGCGCCACCCACGAGGGCGAACTGGCCGGCGGCTTCTACGTGCGCCCGACCGTGTTCAAGGGCGACAACAACATGCGCATCTTCCAGGAAGAGATCTTCGGGCCGGTGACCTCGGTGACCACCTTCAAGGACGAGGCCGACGCGCTGCGCATCGCCAACGATTCCCTGTACGGACTCGGCGCCGGCCTGTGGACGCGCGACGGCAGCCGCGCCTTCCGCGTCGGCCGCGCGATCCAGGCCGGGCGCGTGTGGACCAACTGCTACCACCTGTATCCGGCGCACGCGGCGTTCGGCGGCTATAAACAGTCGGGCATCGGGCGCGAGAACCACAAGATGATGCTCGAGCACTACCAGCAGACCAAGAACCTGCTGGTGAGCTACAGCCCGAAGGCGCTGGGCTTCTTCTGATGTGACCTCGACGCGGCATCGACGACACCGCCGGCGACGACGGCGTCGATGGCATCGCACCGGCATGACGACAAGGAGACGAACTTGAAGAAGACAATCATGGTCCTGCTCGCAGGCCTGGCCCCGCTCGCCCTGCCGGCGCATGCGGCCGAGATCACCAACGCCATGCTCGACAACGCGGCCAAGGATACCCGCAACGTGCTGTCGTTCGGCATGGGATCGCAGGGCCAGCGCTTTTCCTCGCTGGCCCGGATCAATACCAGGAACGTGGCCCGGCTGGTGCCGGCCTGGTCGTTCTCGTTTGGCGGCGAAAAGCAGCGCGGCCAGGAATCGCAGCCGCTGGTCGCCAACGGCAAGATGTTCGTCACTGCCTCGTATTCGCGCATCTTCGCCATCGACCTCAAGACCGGCAACAAATTGTGGAAGTACGAGCACCGGTTGCCGGACGGGATCATGCCCTGCTGCGACGTGGTCAACCGCGGCGCCGCGCTGTACGGCAACCTGGTCATCTTCGGCACCCTGGACGCGCAACTGGTGGCGCTCGACCAGGCCACCGGCAAGGTGGTGTGGAAGGAAAAGGTGGACGACTACGCGGCCGGGTATTCGATGACGGCGGCGCCGCTGATCGCCAATGGCGTGCTGCTCAACGGCGTGTCCGGCGGCGAGTTCGGCGTGGTCGGCCGCGTCGAGGGGAGAAATCCGCTCACCGGCGAGCTGCTGTGGATGCGCCCGACCGTCGAAGGCCACATGGGCTACCGCTACGACAAGGACGGCAAGGAAATCGAAAACGGCCTGACAGGCACCCTGAATAAAAGCTGGCCGGGCGAATTGTGGAAGACCGGCGGCGCCTCGACCTGGATGGGCGGCACCTACGACCCCGCCACCGGCATGGCCTACTTCGGCACCGGCAACCCGGCGCCGTGGAACAGCCACCTGCGCCCGGGCGACAACCTGTACTCGTCGTCGACGCTGGCGCTGGACCCGCAGACCGGGCAAATCAAGTGGGCCTACCAGAACACGCCCAACGATTCCTGGGATTTCGACGGCGCCAACGAATTCGTCACCTTCGACATGGATGGCAAGCGCTATGGCGGCAAGGCCGACCGCAACGGCTTTTTCTACGTGATCGACGCCAGGACCGGCAAGCTGCAGAACGCCTTCCCGTTCGTGCGCAAGATCACCTGGGCCAGCGGCATCGACATCGAGAGCGGACGCCCGAAATTCATCGAGGCCGGCCGCCCGAGCGACCCGACCAAGGCACAGGATGGCAAGAAGGGCAGCACCGTGTTCGCGGCGCCGGCCTTCCTCGGCGCCAAGAACCAGATGCCGATGGCCTACAGCCCGCAGACCGGCCTGTTCTACGTGCCCGCCAACGAATGGGGCATGGACATCTGGAACGAACCGATCAGCTACAAGAAGGGCGGCGCCTTCCTGGGCGCCGGCTTCACCATCAAGCCGCTGTTCGACGACTACATCGGCGTGCTGCGCGCTGTCGATCCGAAGACCGGCAAGATCGTCTGGGAAGCCAAAAATACGGCGCCGCTGTGGGGCGGGGTGATGAGCACCGCCGGCGGGCTGGTGTTCCATGGCACGCCGGAGGGTTACCTGAAGGCGCTGGACGCGAAAACCGGCAAGGAACTGTGGAAGTTCCAGACCGGCTCCGGCGTGGTGGCGCCGCCGGTGACCTGGGAAGACGGCGGCGTGCAGTACGTGGCCGTGGTTTCCGGCTGGGGCGGCGCAGTGCCGCTGTGGGGCGGCGAAGTCGCCAGGAAGGTCAACTTCCTCGAGCAGGGCGGCTCGGTGTGGGTGTTCAAGCTGGCCACCGGGATCTGACCGGGCGCTTGCATGCTGCCGATGCGCACCGTCGTCCAACGCGCGTGCCTGCCGCCGACTGCCTTCATGGTCATGGGCGCATGCCGTTCCCACGCGCTGGCGGCGGACCTCTCCGGCGTGACCGGCTCACGATCGGCAAGGACGGCGCGCGCTGGCAGTCGGCCGGTTTGCCGTCGATCTGACTTCCCCCGCGCTAGCGCAGGTGCGGCAGCTTGCGATAGATCGTGTTGCGCGACACGCCCAGCGCGCGCGCGGTGGCCGAGATGTTGCCGCCGTTGGCCGCCAGCGCTTGCAGGATCGCCGCCAGCTCCAGTTCCTCGAGGTTGGCGCCGGCCACCGGCGCCGCCGGCGCCGGGACGGCGGACGTGCCGGCGAAGGCAGCCGGCGTGTCGGCGATGTCGTCGAGGAAGTCGTCGGGCATGTGGCGCAGGCCGATCTCGTGCTCGTCGCCGGCCATGATGACGGCGGTGCGCAGCAGGTTGTTCAATTGGCGGAAATTGCCGGGCCAGCGGTGGCGCCGGAACAGGGCCAGCACCTCGTCCGAGATGCGGTGGCGGCCATCCTCGCGTTCGCCAACCAGGATCTTCCTGACTACCGTCTCTAGGTCGGTGCGCTCGCGCAGTGGCGGCAACTTGACCACCAGTCCGTTCAGCCGGTAGTACAGATCTTCGCGGAACAGGCCGTCGGCGATGCGCTTACGCAGGTCGTGGTTGGTGGCGCAGATCAGTTCCATGTCCACGGGAATCGACTTGCCGCTGCCCAGCGGCGTCACCATGCGTTCCTGCAGCACGCGCAGCAGCCGCGCCTGCAGGGAGTACGGCATGTCGCCGATCTCGTCCAGGAACAAGGTGCCGCCATTGGCCTGCAGCAGCCGTCCGCTGGCGCCCTTCTTGCGCGCGCCCGTAAAGGCGCCTTCCTCGTAGCCGAACAGTTCGGATTCGATCAGCGTCTCCGGGATCGAGGCGCAGTTCACGGCCACGAAGGGGCCGGCGGCGCGCGGCGAATCGTTGTGGATGGCCTGGGCCAGCAATTCCTTGCCGGTGCCGGTTTCGCCCATGACCAGGATCGGCACGTCGCGTCCGAGCACCTTGCCGACCTTGGCGATGACCTGCTCGAGCTGCGCATCGCCGGTGTTCAGGTAGCG
The genomic region above belongs to Massilia forsythiae and contains:
- a CDS encoding PQQ-dependent methanol/ethanol family dehydrogenase, producing MVLLAGLAPLALPAHAAEITNAMLDNAAKDTRNVLSFGMGSQGQRFSSLARINTRNVARLVPAWSFSFGGEKQRGQESQPLVANGKMFVTASYSRIFAIDLKTGNKLWKYEHRLPDGIMPCCDVVNRGAALYGNLVIFGTLDAQLVALDQATGKVVWKEKVDDYAAGYSMTAAPLIANGVLLNGVSGGEFGVVGRVEGRNPLTGELLWMRPTVEGHMGYRYDKDGKEIENGLTGTLNKSWPGELWKTGGASTWMGGTYDPATGMAYFGTGNPAPWNSHLRPGDNLYSSSTLALDPQTGQIKWAYQNTPNDSWDFDGANEFVTFDMDGKRYGGKADRNGFFYVIDARTGKLQNAFPFVRKITWASGIDIESGRPKFIEAGRPSDPTKAQDGKKGSTVFAAPAFLGAKNQMPMAYSPQTGLFYVPANEWGMDIWNEPISYKKGGAFLGAGFTIKPLFDDYIGVLRAVDPKTGKIVWEAKNTAPLWGGVMSTAGGLVFHGTPEGYLKALDAKTGKELWKFQTGSGVVAPPVTWEDGGVQYVAVVSGWGGAVPLWGGEVARKVNFLEQGGSVWVFKLATGI
- a CDS encoding sigma-54-dependent Fis family transcriptional regulator, yielding MAAAIATSHRRSHEYGLYPGVHPDFAPLSGSDLSFLVERNRILHTHAVPAMETLYQQIANTHNMVLLTDAQGVIVHSLGDADFLEKANRVALTAGVDWSEESKGTNAIGTAIAEHAPATVHADQHFLAANHFLTCSAAPITDHGGNVVGVLDVSGDRRSFHKHTMALVRMSALMIENQLFAAAFENAITLHFHARPEFIGTLMAGIASFTPGGRFLAANRNGLFQLGLSCPALQAHTFSSLFGLPLSALYDHYRSAAPGLLDLNMHNGVRVRGRAELRLTNGMHVLTGAFEPMPAAQPVAQPAPRPAPRRMSSLRYLNTGDAQLEQVIAKVGKVLGRDVPILVMGETGTGKELLAQAIHNDSPRAAGPFVAVNCASIPETLIESELFGYEEGAFTGARKKGASGRLLQANGGTLFLDEIGDMPYSLQARLLRVLQERMVTPLGSGKSIPVDMELICATNHDLRKRIADGLFREDLYYRLNGLVVKLPPLRERTDLETVVRKILVGEREDGRHRISDEVLALFRRHRWPGNFRQLNNLLRTAVIMAGDEHEIGLRHMPDDFLDDIADTPAAFAGTSAVPAPAAPVAGANLEELELAAILQALAANGGNISATARALGVSRNTIYRKLPHLR